The DNA sequence GGGCGAACGGCAGCCGGCAATCTCGGCGGGCATCGCGTTGAGCAGGAAAGCGGCAAAGCCGAACGAATAGAGCACCATGCCGCCGAACAGCAGCGCCGTAGCGAGCAAGGAAGCGGTCAGCACGGCTGGACGCCTGACAGCGAGAGTGGCGAAACCACCGCCGCGTCATGCACCCGCGGCGTGTAGTCCGACATGACGCACATCGGCGCGCGGCACCATTCAGAAACTTCCCGTCTGTTCGATGATGGCATCGGCGATCGCGGTCCCGCTCGCCCATGCCGCCTCCACGCGGGCGCCAAGGCACCAGTCGCCGCCGACGTGCAAAGTGCCATTGTCGCCGCGCAGGAACGGTTCGCCGAGCGGTGCAACCGTGCGGGCATAGCGCCAGCGGTGGGCAGCAGCATATAGCGCCGATTCCGGTGCGACCCCGATCACCTCGGCCAGCATCGGCAACATGCGCTGAGCCATGGCCTCGACCGTGTCTTCGAGATGCTGCTCGCTCCATGCGACGCTGGCCTGCGCCACCCAAGTGGCCAATGCGCCGTTGCGGCCCGGCTTGCTGCTGTCCTGCGCGATCCACGCCAGCGGGTGATCGTCGGCGGTTCGCGAACGGAAGGGACGCGGGGCGTCGGCCGGAAACGCTGCCATCAACGTGAGGCAGGGCGCCATGGCGATGCCGGCGATGCGGTGGTGCAAGGGGTGAGACTCGCCGAGCAGCATCGCGGCTTGCGGCGCTGGCACGGTCATTACCAGATGGCGCGTTTCGATGGATCCGGCGTCGGTATCGAGTTGCCAACCACCCGGCACCGCCCGCACGGCGGTGACCTGCCGGCCCAACTGGACATCGACGCCGGCTGCCATGGCGCGCGGCAAACCCGACATGCCCGGCTGGCCGACAAGGCGCGGCGCCGCCGAGCCGTCATCCCAGCGGGCACAGGCAGGACCAAGCTGCTCCAGCGCCGCGGCAAAGCCCGGGTGGCGCGCCGTCAGATACTGGGCACCATGATCGAAGCTGGTCG is a window from the Polymorphobacter fuscus genome containing:
- a CDS encoding NAD(P)/FAD-dependent oxidoreductase; this translates as MPHDITIIGAGMAGLACARRLVNAGHAPVVLDKGRGIGGRLATRRVTLAEGATSFDHGAQYLTARHPGFAAALEQLGPACARWDDGSAAPRLVGQPGMSGLPRAMAAGVDVQLGRQVTAVRAVPGGWQLDTDAGSIETRHLVMTVPAPQAAMLLGESHPLHHRIAGIAMAPCLTLMAAFPADAPRPFRSRTADDHPLAWIAQDSSKPGRNGALATWVAQASVAWSEQHLEDTVEAMAQRMLPMLAEVIGVAPESALYAAAHRWRYARTVAPLGEPFLRGDNGTLHVGGDWCLGARVEAAWASGTAIADAIIEQTGSF